A window from Leptothermofonsia sichuanensis E412 encodes these proteins:
- the map gene encoding type I methionyl aminopeptidase — protein MNLLSQLFTPSALPSLKRSRRGAEVKTPQEIEVMRQAARVVATVLKEIAELVKPGMTTADLDAYAEKRIREMGATPSFKGYHGFPASICACINQEVVHGIPNRKKVIREGDVLKVDTGAYFEGFHGDSCITIPVGRVTPAAARLIQVAEEALYKGIQQVRAGACLLDLAGAIEDHVRASGFSVVEDYTGHGVGRNLHEEPSVFNFRTHSMPNVKLRAGMTLAIEPIVNAGSKVTRTLHDRWTVVTVDNALSAQFEHTVLVTDDGYEILTDRTKV, from the coding sequence ATGAATCTCCTCAGCCAGTTGTTTACACCATCCGCCTTACCATCCCTGAAACGTAGTCGTCGGGGGGCAGAGGTGAAGACACCGCAGGAAATTGAAGTGATGCGGCAGGCTGCCAGAGTTGTGGCAACCGTGCTGAAAGAAATTGCTGAACTGGTGAAGCCAGGGATGACAACGGCTGATCTGGATGCTTATGCTGAAAAGCGGATTCGTGAGATGGGCGCCACTCCCAGTTTCAAGGGCTACCACGGATTCCCTGCATCCATTTGTGCCTGCATCAACCAGGAAGTGGTTCACGGGATTCCTAACCGGAAGAAGGTAATCCGCGAAGGGGACGTACTCAAAGTTGATACTGGGGCTTATTTTGAAGGCTTCCACGGAGATTCCTGCATTACCATCCCCGTTGGAAGAGTCACTCCTGCCGCCGCACGGCTGATCCAGGTTGCTGAAGAAGCTCTTTACAAGGGCATTCAACAGGTCAGGGCAGGTGCCTGCCTGCTTGATCTGGCAGGAGCCATTGAAGATCACGTCCGTGCCAGTGGGTTTAGTGTGGTGGAAGACTATACCGGGCACGGTGTTGGGCGTAATTTGCATGAAGAGCCGTCGGTGTTTAACTTCCGCACCCATTCTATGCCCAATGTTAAATTGAGGGCGGGGATGACACTGGCGATCGAACCCATTGTAAATGCTGGATCTAAAGTGACCCGTACCCTCCATGACCGCTGGACGGTCGTTACCGTAGATAATGCGCTCTCTGCTCAGTTTGAGCACACCGTTCTTGTCACGGATGATGGGTATGAAATTTTGACCGATCGCACAAAGGTTTGA